The Rhodopseudomonas palustris genome window below encodes:
- a CDS encoding sulfite reductase subunit alpha, whose product MSQNMPPPIPTLIPDTAPFSEEQRAWLNGFFAGLVSLDGSGVTALSSEQAAALLGNGPAPGAAADDGGAPWHDQTLPIAERMQLAESKPLRWKLMAAMAQQDCGQCGYDCKNYSAAIFEGKEPRLNLCAPGGKDTARMVKTLAEQIGSAPKLDSAPPLAVDAAAAAALPPRGTSRDNPATAKVLSRRKLNKDGSEKETWHIEFELEEGLSYEAGDSFGLFPGNDPALVDLVLQALRAPAEFPIGERSLRAVLTDSVSLSPAPDMLFQLISYITGGDKRKKARALANGEDPDGDAATLDVLAALEKFPGIRPDPEAFVEALDPLQPRLYSISSSPKTIPGRLSLTVDCVRYTIGKRQRLGVCSTGLAERVTPGDSVRVYVQKAHNFALPADPAQPIIMIGPGTGVAPFRAFLHERQAIAAPGKNWLFFGHQRSACDFFYDDELNAMKRSGLLTRLSLAWSRDSGEKIYVQDRMREVGRDLWSWLTEGATIYVCGDAQRMAKDVELALVDIVAQHGARSAAEATAFVSELKKQGRYQQDVY is encoded by the coding sequence ATGAGCCAGAATATGCCGCCGCCGATCCCGACCCTGATCCCCGACACCGCGCCGTTCTCCGAGGAGCAGCGCGCCTGGCTCAACGGTTTCTTCGCCGGCCTCGTCTCGCTCGACGGCTCCGGCGTCACCGCACTGTCGAGCGAACAGGCCGCGGCGCTGCTCGGCAACGGCCCTGCCCCCGGGGCCGCCGCCGACGACGGCGGCGCGCCGTGGCACGACCAGACGCTGCCGATCGCCGAGCGGATGCAACTCGCCGAGAGCAAGCCGCTACGCTGGAAGCTGATGGCGGCTATGGCGCAGCAGGATTGCGGCCAGTGCGGCTACGACTGCAAGAACTACTCGGCAGCGATCTTCGAAGGCAAGGAACCGCGACTCAATCTGTGCGCGCCCGGCGGCAAGGACACCGCCCGGATGGTGAAGACGCTGGCCGAGCAGATCGGCAGCGCGCCGAAGCTCGACAGCGCGCCGCCGCTCGCGGTCGACGCTGCCGCCGCCGCGGCGCTGCCGCCGCGCGGCACCTCGCGCGACAATCCGGCGACCGCAAAGGTTCTCTCGCGCCGCAAGCTGAACAAGGACGGCTCCGAAAAGGAGACCTGGCACATCGAATTCGAGCTCGAGGAGGGACTGAGTTACGAGGCCGGCGATTCCTTCGGGCTGTTTCCGGGCAACGATCCGGCGCTGGTCGATCTGGTGCTTCAAGCGCTCCGGGCGCCCGCTGAATTCCCGATCGGCGAGCGCAGCCTGCGCGCGGTGCTAACCGACAGCGTGTCGCTGTCGCCGGCGCCCGACATGCTGTTCCAGCTGATCAGCTACATCACCGGCGGCGACAAGCGGAAGAAGGCCCGCGCGCTCGCCAATGGCGAGGACCCGGACGGCGACGCCGCAACGCTCGACGTGCTGGCGGCGCTGGAGAAATTCCCCGGCATCCGTCCGGATCCCGAAGCCTTCGTCGAGGCGCTCGATCCGCTGCAGCCGCGGCTGTATTCGATCTCGTCGTCGCCGAAGACCATCCCCGGCCGGCTGTCACTGACGGTGGATTGCGTGCGCTACACCATCGGCAAGCGGCAGCGGCTCGGCGTCTGTTCGACCGGCCTCGCCGAACGCGTGACGCCCGGCGACAGCGTGCGCGTCTATGTGCAGAAGGCGCATAATTTCGCGCTACCGGCCGATCCCGCTCAGCCGATCATCATGATCGGTCCCGGCACCGGCGTCGCACCCTTCCGCGCCTTTCTGCACGAGCGGCAGGCGATCGCGGCGCCCGGCAAGAACTGGCTGTTCTTCGGGCATCAACGCTCCGCCTGCGACTTCTTCTACGACGACGAACTGAACGCGATGAAGCGCAGCGGCCTGCTGACGCGGCTGTCGCTGGCATGGTCGCGCGACTCGGGCGAGAAGATCTACGTGCAGGACCGGATGCGCGAGGTCGGCCGCGATCTGTGGAGCTGGCTCACCGAGGGCGCCACCATCTATGTCTGCGGCGACGCCCAACGGATGGCCAAGGACGTCGAACTGGCGCTGGTCGACATCGTCGCGCAGCACGGCGCGCGCAGCGCGGCGGAGGCCACCGCCTTCGTCTCCGAGCTGAAGAAGCAGGGCCGCTATCAGCAGGACGTCTATTGA
- the pimC gene encoding pimeloyl-CoA dehydrogenase large subunit, with amino-acid sequence MDLNFSKEEIAFRDEVRQFFKDNVPAKTRQKLVEGRHPSKDDMVEWYRILHKKGWGVTHWPKEYGGTGWSSVQHYIFNEELQAAPAPQPLAFGVSMVGPVIYTFGSEEQKKRFLPRIASVEDWWCQGFSEPGSGSDLASLKTKAEKRGDKWIINGQKTWTTLAQYADWIFCLCRTDPAAKKQSGISFILVDMKTKGITVRPIQTIDGGKEVNEVFFDDVEVPLENLVGEENKGWDYAKFLLGNERTGIARVGMSKERIRRIKELAASVESGGKPVIEDPKFRDKLAAVEIELKALELTQLRVVADEGKHGKGKPNPASSVLKIKGSEIQQATTELLMEVIGPFAAPYDVHGDDDSNETMDWTAQIAPSYFNNRKVSIYGGSNEIQRNIITKAVLGL; translated from the coding sequence ATGGATCTGAATTTCAGCAAGGAAGAAATCGCGTTTCGCGACGAGGTGCGGCAGTTCTTCAAGGACAACGTGCCGGCGAAGACGCGGCAGAAGCTGGTCGAGGGCCGGCATCCCTCCAAGGACGACATGGTGGAGTGGTATCGCATCCTCCACAAGAAGGGCTGGGGCGTCACGCACTGGCCGAAGGAATATGGCGGCACCGGCTGGAGCTCGGTGCAGCACTACATCTTCAACGAGGAGCTGCAGGCCGCGCCGGCGCCGCAGCCGCTCGCCTTCGGCGTCTCGATGGTGGGCCCGGTGATCTACACCTTCGGCAGCGAGGAGCAGAAGAAGCGCTTCCTGCCGCGCATCGCCAGCGTCGAGGATTGGTGGTGCCAGGGCTTCTCCGAGCCCGGCTCCGGCTCCGATCTCGCCTCGCTCAAGACCAAGGCCGAGAAGCGCGGCGACAAGTGGATCATCAACGGCCAGAAGACCTGGACCACGCTGGCGCAATACGCCGACTGGATCTTCTGCCTGTGCCGCACCGACCCCGCCGCCAAGAAGCAGTCGGGCATCTCCTTCATCCTGGTCGACATGAAGACCAAGGGCATCACGGTGCGCCCGATCCAGACCATCGACGGCGGCAAGGAAGTCAACGAAGTGTTCTTCGATGACGTCGAGGTGCCGCTGGAGAATCTGGTCGGTGAGGAGAACAAGGGCTGGGACTACGCCAAGTTCCTGCTCGGCAACGAGCGCACCGGCATCGCCCGCGTCGGCATGTCGAAGGAGCGCATCCGCCGCATCAAGGAGCTGGCGGCGTCGGTCGAATCCGGCGGCAAGCCGGTGATCGAGGACCCGAAGTTCCGCGACAAGCTGGCCGCGGTCGAGATCGAGCTGAAGGCGCTGGAACTGACGCAGCTCCGCGTCGTCGCCGACGAGGGCAAGCACGGCAAGGGCAAGCCCAACCCGGCGTCGTCGGTGCTGAAGATCAAGGGCTCCGAGATCCAGCAGGCGACCACCGAGCTGTTGATGGAAGTGATCGGCCCGTTCGCCGCGCCCTACGACGTGCACGGTGACGACGACAGCAACGAGACGATGGACTGGACCGCGCAGATCGCGCCGAGCTACTTCAACAACCGCAAGGTGTCGATCTACGGCGGCTCGAACGAGATCCAGCGCAACATCATCACCAAGGCGGTGCTCGGGCTGTAA
- the pimD gene encoding pimeloyl-CoA dehydrogenase small subunit — MDFDLSEEQRLLKESVEGLLKTSYDFDSRKKYAKEKDGWSREIWGKFAEQGLLGLPFSEEDGGFGAGAVETMIVMEALGHSLVIEPYLPTVIIAGGFLRRAGSAAQKAAHLPGIIDGSKTFAFAQLEKNSRWDLGDVTTTAKKRGDGWIIDGEKFVVLNGEAADTLVVTARTNGAQRDRNGVGVFLVPADAKGVSRKGYPTQDGQRAADITFTGVEIGADAVIGDPANGLPLVEQVVDDARSALCAEAVGAMDESLTTTVEYIKTRKQFGVPIGSFQVLQHRAADMFVAAEQARSMAMFATMAADFDDAKERANAIAAAKVQIGKSAKFVGQQSIQLHGGIGMTMEAKIGHYFKRLTMIEQTFGDTDHHLARVSEAGGLI, encoded by the coding sequence ATGGATTTTGATTTGTCGGAGGAGCAGCGGCTGCTCAAGGAGAGCGTCGAGGGTCTGCTGAAGACCTCGTACGATTTCGACAGCCGCAAGAAATACGCCAAGGAGAAGGACGGCTGGAGCCGCGAGATCTGGGGCAAGTTCGCCGAGCAGGGTCTGCTCGGCCTGCCGTTCTCGGAGGAAGACGGCGGCTTCGGCGCCGGCGCGGTCGAGACCATGATCGTGATGGAAGCGCTCGGCCATTCGCTGGTGATCGAGCCGTATCTGCCGACCGTGATCATCGCCGGCGGCTTCCTGCGCCGCGCCGGATCGGCCGCGCAGAAGGCCGCGCATTTGCCCGGCATCATCGACGGCAGCAAGACCTTCGCGTTCGCGCAGCTCGAGAAGAACTCGCGCTGGGATCTCGGCGACGTCACCACCACCGCCAAGAAGAGAGGCGACGGCTGGATCATCGACGGCGAGAAGTTCGTGGTGCTGAACGGCGAGGCCGCCGATACGCTGGTGGTCACCGCGCGCACGAACGGCGCGCAGCGTGACCGCAACGGCGTCGGTGTGTTTTTGGTGCCGGCCGATGCCAAGGGCGTGTCGCGCAAGGGCTACCCGACCCAGGACGGCCAGCGCGCCGCGGATATCACATTCACCGGCGTCGAGATCGGCGCCGATGCGGTGATCGGCGATCCCGCCAATGGCCTGCCGCTGGTCGAGCAGGTCGTCGACGACGCCCGCTCGGCGCTGTGCGCGGAAGCGGTCGGCGCGATGGATGAATCGCTCACCACCACGGTCGAGTACATCAAGACCCGCAAGCAGTTCGGCGTGCCGATCGGCAGCTTCCAGGTGCTGCAGCATCGCGCCGCCGACATGTTCGTCGCCGCCGAACAGGCCCGCTCGATGGCGATGTTCGCCACCATGGCGGCGGATTTCGACGACGCGAAAGAACGCGCCAACGCCATCGCCGCCGCCAAGGTGCAGATCGGCAAGTCGGCCAAGTTCGTCGGCCAGCAGTCGATCCAGCTCCACGGCGGCATCGGCATGACGATGGAAGCCAAGATCGGCCACTACTTCAAGCGGCTGACCATGATCGAGCAGACCTTCGGCGACACCGACCACCACCTCGCCCGCGTCAGCGAGGCCGGCGGGCTGATCTGA
- a CDS encoding NAD(P)/FAD-dependent oxidoreductase: protein MSEPLVIIGNGMAAVRLVEELGKNALGRYAIAVIGDEPRLAYNRVLLSSVLAREVSKAEIELRPAQWWRDRGVTLLYGESAAAKAIDPAIRRVRLATGATLPFSKLVIATGSKPIRLNVPGMELPGVLTFRDLADVAAIEDAASGGRSAVVIGGGLLGLEAAYGLAKAGARVTVVHLMDRLMERQLDPTASAMLKNAVESKGIAVRLEADTAAITGDGRVETVHLKDGSAVAADLVVVAAGIRPNVDLARAAGLDIGRGILVDDHLQTSKHGIYAIGECAEHRGACYGLVEPAYEQARALASHLSGGDGAYRGSVLATNLKVSGVNLFSAGDFLGSPGTEQIVFTDPGLGSYKKLVIKGEKLTGCVLFGDTHDGLWYLDLIRSGQSIETIRNDMMFGRALAARAGKSVAA from the coding sequence ATGAGCGAACCCCTCGTCATCATCGGCAATGGCATGGCGGCGGTGCGGCTAGTGGAGGAACTCGGCAAGAATGCGCTGGGCCGCTACGCCATCGCGGTGATCGGCGACGAGCCGCGGCTGGCCTATAATCGCGTGCTGCTGTCGTCGGTGCTGGCGCGCGAAGTCTCCAAGGCCGAGATCGAGCTGCGGCCGGCGCAATGGTGGCGCGACCGCGGCGTCACGCTGCTGTACGGCGAGAGTGCCGCGGCGAAAGCGATCGATCCTGCGATCAGGCGGGTGCGGCTCGCCACCGGCGCGACGCTGCCGTTTTCCAAACTGGTGATCGCCACCGGCTCGAAGCCGATCCGGCTGAACGTGCCCGGGATGGAGCTGCCCGGCGTGCTGACCTTCCGCGATCTCGCCGACGTCGCGGCGATCGAGGACGCAGCCTCCGGTGGCCGCAGCGCCGTGGTGATCGGCGGCGGCCTGCTCGGGCTGGAGGCCGCCTACGGCCTCGCCAAGGCCGGCGCGCGCGTCACCGTGGTGCATCTGATGGACCGGCTGATGGAACGCCAGCTCGATCCGACCGCCTCGGCGATGCTGAAGAACGCGGTCGAGAGCAAGGGCATCGCGGTGCGGCTCGAAGCCGACACCGCGGCGATCACCGGCGACGGCCGGGTCGAGACCGTGCATTTGAAAGACGGCAGCGCCGTAGCCGCCGATCTGGTCGTGGTCGCCGCCGGCATCCGCCCCAACGTTGATCTCGCGCGCGCCGCCGGCCTCGACATCGGTCGCGGCATCCTGGTCGACGATCATCTGCAGACCAGCAAACACGGCATCTACGCGATCGGCGAATGCGCTGAGCATCGCGGCGCCTGCTACGGCCTGGTCGAGCCGGCCTATGAGCAGGCCCGCGCGCTGGCGTCGCATCTGTCCGGCGGCGACGGCGCCTATCGCGGCAGCGTGCTCGCCACCAATCTCAAAGTCTCAGGCGTGAATCTGTTTTCCGCCGGGGACTTCCTCGGCAGCCCGGGCACCGAGCAGATCGTATTCACCGATCCGGGCCTCGGCAGCTACAAAAAGCTGGTGATCAAGGGCGAGAAGCTGACCGGCTGCGTGCTGTTCGGCGATACCCATGACGGGCTCTGGTATCTCGACCTGATCCGCTCCGGCCAATCGATCGAAACCATCCGCAACGACATGATGTTCGGCCGCGCGCTCGCTGCGCGCGCCGGCAAATCCGTTGCCGCATGA
- a CDS encoding glucose 1-dehydrogenase, translating to MTANPFDLTGKVAVITGSSRGIGRASAELLAKLGAKVVISSRKADACEEVADGIRKDGGDAHVIACNISRKPEVEALIDGANAKYGKVDILVCNAAVNPYYGPLLDIADEAFDKIMASNVKSNIWLCARAIPQMAERGGGSVVIVSSIGGLRGSTVIGAYGISKAADFALCRSLAGEWGEKGVRVNCIAPGLVKTDFARALWEDEANLKRRTASTPLRRIGEPHEIAGAVAYLGSDASTFMTGQTIVIDGGVTTASV from the coding sequence ATGACCGCCAACCCGTTCGATCTCACCGGCAAGGTCGCGGTGATCACCGGCTCGTCGCGCGGCATCGGGCGGGCGTCGGCGGAATTGCTGGCGAAGCTCGGGGCGAAAGTCGTGATCTCCAGCCGCAAGGCCGATGCCTGCGAGGAGGTCGCCGACGGCATCCGCAAGGACGGCGGTGACGCCCATGTGATCGCCTGCAACATCTCGCGCAAGCCAGAGGTCGAGGCGCTGATCGACGGCGCCAACGCCAAATACGGCAAGGTCGACATCCTGGTCTGCAACGCCGCGGTCAATCCTTACTACGGCCCGCTGCTCGACATCGCCGACGAGGCGTTCGACAAGATCATGGCCAGTAACGTCAAGAGCAACATCTGGCTGTGCGCCCGCGCGATCCCGCAGATGGCGGAGCGCGGCGGCGGCTCGGTGGTGATCGTGTCGTCGATCGGCGGTCTGCGTGGCTCCACCGTCATCGGCGCCTACGGCATCTCGAAGGCCGCCGACTTCGCGCTGTGCCGCAGCCTCGCCGGCGAATGGGGCGAGAAGGGCGTACGGGTCAATTGCATTGCGCCCGGCCTGGTCAAGACCGACTTCGCCCGCGCGCTGTGGGAAGACGAAGCCAATCTCAAGCGCCGCACCGCCTCGACCCCGCTGCGCCGCATCGGCGAACCCCACGAAATCGCCGGCGCCGTCGCGTATCTGGGCTCCGACGCCTCGACCTTCATGACCGGCCAGACCATCGTCATCGACGGCGGCGTGACGACGGCGTCGGTGTAG
- a CDS encoding NirA family protein yields MGSEFTIDQKRYLEGFATGVTAARAARGALPASSEAAPSGPDAIHIAAQDRATASGKKLPDQEKWKREEHPFDAYARLKQQAKTNTPPKPADNFRWRYYGLFYVAPAQTSYMCRLRIPNGVLTSWQMAGLADLADSCGGGYSHVTTRANLQLREIAPKNAVTLIEGIESLGLWARGAGADNIRNVTGSATAGIDPQELIDTRPYAREWHFHILNERALYGLPRKFNVAFDGGGLIPTLEDTNDIAFQAVTIAEGHGVAPGVWFRLALGGITGHKDFARDTGVIVPPDEATEVADAIVRVFIEHGDRTDRNRSRLKYVLDAFGFDKFLGLVEDRLGRKLLRVPTEAAQPRPAADRAAHIGVHPQKQPGLNYIGVRLSLGRLTSAQMRGLAEIARGFGDGDIRLTVWQNLLISGVADARVADATAAIEALGLATHASPIRAGLIACTGATGCRFAAAHTKESAEAIAEYCEPRVALDTPVNIHLTGCHHSCAQHFISDIGLIGAKVPVSDEDTVEGYHIHVGGAFGPDAAIGAEILRDVKSEDAPRVIEQMLRIYLAQRASPDESFLAFTRRHDAAALRQIFAIDTTSEPGA; encoded by the coding sequence ATGGGAAGCGAATTCACGATCGACCAGAAGCGCTACCTCGAAGGCTTCGCCACCGGCGTCACCGCCGCGCGCGCGGCCCGCGGCGCCCTGCCCGCGTCGAGCGAGGCCGCTCCGAGCGGGCCCGATGCGATTCACATCGCCGCTCAGGACCGTGCTACGGCCTCCGGCAAGAAGCTGCCCGATCAGGAGAAGTGGAAGCGCGAGGAACATCCGTTCGACGCCTATGCGCGGCTGAAGCAGCAAGCCAAGACGAATACGCCGCCGAAGCCGGCGGACAATTTCCGCTGGCGCTATTACGGGCTGTTCTACGTCGCGCCGGCGCAGACCTCCTATATGTGCCGCTTGCGGATTCCCAACGGCGTGCTGACCTCGTGGCAGATGGCCGGCCTCGCCGATCTCGCGGATTCGTGCGGCGGCGGCTATTCGCATGTGACGACGCGCGCCAATCTGCAACTACGCGAGATCGCGCCGAAGAACGCCGTGACGCTGATCGAGGGCATCGAGAGCCTCGGCCTGTGGGCGCGCGGCGCCGGCGCGGACAACATCCGCAACGTCACGGGATCAGCCACCGCCGGCATCGACCCGCAGGAACTGATCGACACGCGGCCCTATGCGCGCGAATGGCACTTCCACATCCTGAACGAACGCGCCCTGTATGGGCTCCCGCGAAAATTCAACGTCGCGTTCGACGGCGGCGGGCTGATCCCGACGCTGGAGGACACCAACGACATCGCGTTCCAGGCGGTGACGATTGCCGAAGGTCACGGCGTCGCGCCCGGCGTCTGGTTCCGGCTCGCGCTCGGCGGCATCACCGGCCACAAGGATTTTGCCCGCGACACTGGCGTGATCGTGCCGCCGGATGAAGCAACCGAGGTCGCGGACGCGATCGTGCGGGTGTTCATCGAGCACGGCGACCGCACCGACCGCAACAGATCGCGGCTGAAATACGTGCTCGACGCTTTCGGCTTCGACAAGTTTCTCGGGCTGGTCGAGGACAGACTCGGCCGCAAACTGCTGCGCGTGCCGACCGAGGCCGCGCAGCCGCGCCCGGCCGCCGATCGCGCCGCGCATATCGGCGTTCATCCGCAGAAGCAGCCGGGCCTGAACTACATCGGCGTCCGGCTGTCGCTCGGCCGGCTCACGTCGGCGCAGATGCGCGGCCTCGCCGAGATCGCGCGCGGCTTCGGCGACGGCGACATCCGCCTCACCGTCTGGCAGAATCTGCTGATCTCCGGCGTCGCCGATGCCCGCGTTGCCGATGCGACCGCCGCGATCGAGGCGCTCGGCCTTGCGACCCACGCCAGCCCGATCCGCGCCGGCCTGATCGCCTGCACCGGCGCCACCGGCTGCCGCTTCGCCGCCGCGCATACCAAGGAGAGCGCGGAGGCGATCGCCGAGTATTGCGAGCCACGCGTGGCGCTCGACACGCCGGTCAACATCCACCTCACCGGCTGTCATCATTCCTGCGCGCAGCATTTCATCAGCGACATCGGCCTGATCGGCGCCAAGGTGCCGGTCTCGGACGAAGACACCGTCGAGGGCTATCACATCCATGTCGGCGGCGCGTTCGGGCCCGACGCCGCGATCGGCGCCGAGATCCTCCGCGACGTGAAGTCCGAGGATGCGCCGCGCGTGATCGAGCAGATGCTGCGCATCTATCTCGCGCAGCGCGCCTCGCCCGACGAGAGCTTCCTCGCCTTCACCCGCCGCCACGACGCGGCAGCGTTGAGGCAGATCTTCGCCATCGATACGACTTCGGAGCCCGGCGCATGA
- a CDS encoding globin family protein yields the protein MTPDQIALVQRSFSKVAPISEQAARLFYGRLFEIAPEVKPLFAKADIREQGKKLMGTLAVVVGGLTDLPAILPAASRLAKLHVGYGVAPAHYAPVGAALLWTLEQGLGQDWTPDLAEAWTTAYTTLSSYMIAEANSVAA from the coding sequence ATGACCCCCGACCAGATCGCCCTCGTGCAGCGAAGCTTCTCCAAGGTGGCGCCGATCTCCGAGCAGGCAGCCCGCCTGTTCTACGGCCGGCTGTTCGAGATCGCGCCGGAGGTGAAGCCGCTATTCGCCAAGGCGGACATCCGCGAACAGGGCAAGAAGCTGATGGGCACGCTCGCGGTCGTGGTCGGCGGGCTGACCGACCTGCCGGCGATCCTGCCGGCGGCGAGCCGGCTCGCCAAGCTGCATGTCGGCTACGGCGTCGCGCCCGCGCACTACGCCCCGGTCGGCGCCGCGCTGCTGTGGACACTCGAACAGGGGCTGGGCCAGGACTGGACGCCGGACCTCGCCGAGGCTTGGACCACGGCCTACACAACGCTGTCGAGCTACATGATCGCCGAAGCGAATAGCGTGGCGGCATGA
- a CDS encoding molybdopterin-dependent oxidoreductase gives MNALTQHPPAVRTTCAYCGVGCGVLARPDGIGGATISGDPEHPANFGRLCSKGSALGETLALGTRLLHPMLRGPDGAMAQASWDTALDNVANGFAEIVAKHGPDSVAFYLSGQLLTEDYYVANKLMKGFVGSANVDTNSRLCMASSVAGHRRAFGSDTVPGTYADLDQADLIVLVGSNAAWCHPVLYQRIIANKRARGARIVVIDPRRTASVENDDLHLAVAPGMDTALFSGLLVHLADTLSFDFDYLDKHTTGLTDALVRAREIAPDIAATAAATGLSETDVAQFFALFRDTPKVVTCYSQGVNQSAQGTDKVGAIINCHLATGRIGRPGMGPFSLTGQPNAMGGREVGGLANQLAAHMDFTPEAIDRVGRFWRAPNMAQREGHKAVAMFDAIGRGEIKALWVMATNPAVSLPRAGFVAEALKKLDLLVISENVISNDTVACGAHVLLPAAAWGEKDGTVTNSERRISRQRAFLPLPGEARPDWWIVAQVAQRMGFAEAFNYQSPADIFREHAALSAFENDGSRDFDIGALGSLSDDAFNALDPVQWPARVGEAQGETRFFAEGHFFTPDRRARLIAPERPAPRNAVSETFPLVLNTGRIRDQWHTMTRSGLSPRLGAHRPEPFVEVHPDDAAAAGLRDGGFARITTAHGACVLAVMVSAGQRQGSLFAPIHWSGETAATARVGALVAPATDPFSGQPEAKATPAAIAPVDYARRGFALSRQPLALPEGNWWTRVAVRNGAGLLFASDEPASAWRGRAKALFGDGVELAEYLDAPRQSFRAAAFQDGKLVGCLFVGPAEATPQWDAVKALFEAEVLPDQQRRAVLSGRSTDGLADSGPIVCACFGVGLTTIRDAIESGTAVSVEAIGKSLRAGTNCGSCLPELRKIVAGAKMVMTA, from the coding sequence ATGAACGCGCTGACGCAGCACCCGCCGGCGGTGCGCACCACCTGCGCCTATTGCGGCGTCGGCTGCGGCGTGCTCGCCAGGCCCGACGGCATCGGCGGCGCGACGATCAGCGGCGATCCCGAGCATCCGGCGAATTTCGGCCGGCTGTGCTCGAAGGGCTCGGCGCTCGGCGAAACGCTGGCGCTCGGCACAAGGTTGCTGCACCCGATGCTGCGCGGACCGGACGGCGCGATGGCGCAGGCGTCCTGGGACACCGCGCTGGACAACGTCGCGAACGGCTTTGCGGAGATCGTCGCAAAGCACGGGCCGGACTCGGTTGCGTTCTATCTCTCGGGCCAGTTGCTGACCGAGGACTACTACGTCGCCAACAAGCTGATGAAAGGTTTTGTCGGCTCGGCCAATGTCGACACAAATTCGCGGCTGTGCATGGCCTCCTCGGTCGCCGGCCATCGCCGCGCCTTCGGCAGCGACACCGTGCCGGGGACCTATGCCGATCTCGATCAGGCCGATCTGATCGTGCTGGTCGGCTCCAACGCCGCGTGGTGCCACCCGGTATTGTATCAACGCATCATCGCCAACAAGCGCGCGCGCGGCGCCAGGATCGTGGTGATCGACCCGCGCCGCACCGCCAGCGTCGAGAACGACGACCTGCATCTGGCGGTCGCGCCCGGCATGGACACCGCTTTGTTCAGCGGCCTGCTGGTGCATCTCGCCGACACTTTGTCCTTCGACTTCGACTATCTCGACAAGCACACCACGGGATTGACCGACGCGCTGGTGCGCGCCCGCGAGATCGCGCCGGACATCGCCGCGACGGCGGCAGCAACCGGACTGAGCGAAACCGATGTGGCGCAGTTCTTCGCGTTGTTCCGTGACACGCCGAAGGTGGTCACCTGCTATTCCCAAGGCGTCAATCAGTCGGCGCAGGGCACCGACAAGGTCGGCGCGATCATCAACTGCCATCTCGCCACCGGCCGGATCGGCCGGCCCGGCATGGGGCCGTTCTCGCTGACCGGTCAGCCCAATGCGATGGGTGGCCGCGAGGTCGGCGGCCTCGCCAATCAGCTCGCCGCTCATATGGACTTCACGCCGGAGGCGATTGATCGCGTCGGCCGGTTCTGGCGCGCGCCGAACATGGCGCAACGCGAGGGGCACAAGGCGGTCGCGATGTTCGACGCGATCGGCCGCGGCGAGATCAAGGCGCTGTGGGTGATGGCGACCAACCCGGCGGTGTCGCTGCCGCGTGCCGGCTTCGTCGCCGAGGCCTTGAAGAAGCTCGACCTGCTGGTGATCTCGGAAAACGTGATCAGCAACGACACCGTCGCCTGCGGCGCGCACGTGCTGCTGCCGGCCGCCGCCTGGGGCGAGAAAGACGGAACAGTCACCAATTCGGAACGGCGGATCTCGCGCCAGCGAGCGTTCCTGCCGCTGCCGGGCGAGGCCAGGCCGGACTGGTGGATCGTGGCGCAGGTGGCGCAGCGGATGGGTTTTGCGGAGGCGTTCAACTATCAGTCCCCGGCCGATATCTTCCGCGAGCACGCCGCGCTGTCGGCGTTCGAGAATGACGGCAGCCGCGACTTCGACATCGGCGCGCTGGGTTCGCTGAGCGACGACGCCTTCAACGCGCTCGATCCGGTGCAATGGCCGGCCCGCGTGGGCGAGGCGCAAGGCGAGACTCGGTTCTTCGCCGAAGGACATTTCTTCACCCCCGACCGCCGCGCGCGGCTGATCGCGCCGGAACGGCCGGCGCCGCGCAACGCTGTGTCCGAAACATTCCCGCTGGTGCTGAACACCGGCCGGATCCGCGATCAGTGGCACACCATGACCCGCAGCGGCCTCAGCCCGCGGCTCGGCGCGCATCGGCCGGAGCCGTTCGTCGAGGTGCATCCGGACGACGCCGCGGCGGCCGGCCTCCGCGACGGCGGCTTCGCCCGCATCACCACGGCGCACGGCGCCTGCGTGCTCGCGGTGATGGTCAGCGCCGGCCAGCGCCAGGGTTCGCTGTTCGCACCGATCCACTGGAGCGGCGAGACCGCGGCGACCGCGCGGGTCGGCGCGCTGGTGGCGCCGGCCACCGATCCGTTCTCCGGCCAGCCCGAAGCCAAAGCGACGCCGGCGGCAATCGCGCCGGTCGACTACGCGCGGCGCGGCTTCGCGCTGTCGCGGCAGCCGCTGGCGCTGCCGGAGGGCAATTGGTGGACGCGGGTCGCGGTCCGCAACGGCGCGGGCCTGTTGTTCGCGAGCGATGAGCCCGCATCGGCGTGGCGCGGTCGCGCCAAGGCGCTGTTCGGCGACGGCGTCGAGCTCGCCGAATATCTCGACGCGCCGCGGCAGAGTTTTCGCGCGGCGGCGTTCCAAGACGGAAAGCTGGTCGGCTGCCTGTTCGTCGGACCGGCCGAGGCCACGCCGCAATGGGACGCGGTGAAGGCGCTGTTCGAGGCCGAAGTGCTCCCCGATCAGCAGCGCCGCGCCGTGCTCTCGGGCCGCTCCACCGACGGCCTTGCCGATTCCGGTCCGATCGTCTGCGCCTGTTTCGGCGTCGGCCTCACCACCATCCGCGACGCGATCGAAAGCGGCACCGCCGTCAGCGTCGAAGCGATCGGCAAGTCTCTCCGCGCCGGCACCAATTGCGGCTCGTGCCTGCCGGAGCTCCGCAAGATCGTGGCGGGGGCGAAGATGGTGATGACGGCGTGA